In Takifugu flavidus isolate HTHZ2018 chromosome 1, ASM371156v2, whole genome shotgun sequence, the DNA window ACTGGCGCTATCCTGTTTGACTTTGCGTTGCGCATGTAAATGGCTGTGGAGATGAAAACTGTCACCCCTACCAATACGCTAATGATACCAATGACCATGCCTAAAGCTTTCATAGGATTGTCCCTACTTCTCAGTAAAAAAGCTGCCATAGGCCCCTTGAGAGGAGTCTGTAAAAGAGCAAAAGTAAAATGATTTGAATCGAGTACAGGGGGCTGAAACCAAGTGCTAGCGTAGCATTTGTATTAAGCTTGCATGCAGCAGATGGAGGTGCAAAGCACTGACAGAGGCAACCCAGGCAAGAACTCTACCAGCGTGTGAAACCTCACACCCAGTCATCCAACCTCTCATGTACTATAGGACTGCTAATAAAAAGGTAACTAGGCAAAACTAGTTGTTGAGAATGCATCTGGCAGTGCTGTGCAGAAGGATTGATAAGAAATATGATGTTCATGGCAACAGAATGAAATGTTCAGGAGGAAATGGAGACTGAATGACCAAATTATTTGGGCAGCTAAATATCCTCAATCTTGTTTAACAAAGATAACAAACTTTAAATCTGTTGTTAATAGAAAAGTGCGCTCATGGTCTCCTTTACAGACAATAGACCCATAAAAATATACTTACTTTTTAAATGAAGCAGTTATCAGAACTGCATGTCAAATATGTCTCACTTTGTTCTCCGGATTACTTTTATATAGTTACTTTCAGGGTTGATTCGGGACTTTTTCACTGCATTGCAGTACAGGATAGTGGATATGCAGATTGTTAGTAAAATTAGGGATATGACAATgctgaaaaaaatcccaaaaacaGTCAGCGGACGCTTGCTGAGGCCCATGAAGTATGAAATGactcgacctttgacctgaaatGCACGATTCACAACACAGAAACATTGAAAAACATAAAGTCATCTCATCTTGCAGCATGACAGGGCAAAATCCTGGTGAAAacattaagctttttttttttaaatgtatggaGTGATTGGAGCGAAAAGTTAAGGATAATTCTGTTGTTCATTTCTGTTAAGGTGCTAAACAAATATAATTGTATTATTAAATAAGCAGGAGAAAGGGACCTACGTCTATTCTTCACACAGAAACTGATTTGGGgggttttaaaaatatttttcagGTCAGGTCAACAACTAGAAGGCAAACAACCAAAATCAGCACTATTAGTTCACTCTGCCCTGCAAATTCCTTTTTAatagaaaatgtaaaacataAAATGAAGTCACTGTTGACTCTAATCAGCAGAATTATCCTTTAGAAAGCGGCAAAGGAAATGTGTCTGAAATGAGGATGCAGAATTAGTTGCTGCGTAGCTGTAATGTTACAAGGCTCCTAACTGGCTTTAGGCTCAGGCGCGGCATAAAAAGCGCTGCCACGATGCTGTGAAGGAAATCAGGTCTTACCGCCTCGGTGATATCGATGTTGACCACAGCGGTTGTGCTGAAGGATGGCGAGCCCCTGTCCCTGGCTTGGACCACCAGAGACCACCTGCATTCTTTCTCCTTGGTGATGTTCTGCACTATCTCCATGGACTTGATGAATGGCTTTAGCATGATTTCTCCAGTGTCGGTGTTGATCTCGAAGGCGTTGTCGGGATCTGCCGTCATGATGGAGTATTCGATGACGTTGTTTGGAGACTCTGCGTCCTCATCCACTGCCTATTGACAGTCgatggaacaacaacaaaaattgGATGCCTGTCCCAGTGACCTCACAAACATACTGAATTTAATCAGAATAATGCAACATTTTGAGAAAAGCTGcccttttttttcaaataaataacagtaaaaGTCAAGAAAAGCTTTTTGAAATCTTTAATTTTGTCCCTTTAACTGACATTCATCAGTTCTGGACTTCATGAATCGGCGTCACACCATTTACCTCTACTTTGACAGGAGCGCCGATGATCATGGTCTTTTCCAGGAGGTCTTCATTGAACTCCGGAGGGTGGTCGTTCATGTCGAGAACGGTGATGAAGACCTCCGCCAAGCTGTACTTCCCCTCCGAGTCTTCAGCCTTGATGTAAAAGTTGTACTTGGACCTGACCTCGGCGTCCAGGCTGGTCCAGGGCTGGGTCGTGATGAGCCCCGATGACGGGTGGATGTGAAACCTGCAGCGTCAGAACACTTCAGACGTGAGTCACGCCGCTGTCGCCACAGATGTCCTCAAACACTCTTAAAATAAGGTGTTTCTTTATACTGATAAAGTTGCGACTCTGAACGTGACTCATCCAAGTTATCTATTCTTAAAATGCTTCTGGTACTTCAATAATCAGAATAGTTAACAAACAGAAGAGGTAATGATATTCGGGATGTTTGTTAAGCAAGCAATGCTATAACTGTTGTAATTTCATCACAACACTTTTAGATTAATCAGGAAGCCTTAACATCCATGTGTTCCAGCTCAGCTTTGGGCTTCTTGCCATTCTACAGAtatctttttctgcttttcactgTGAAATTTCACAAGTTGTTTTGAAACTGATAACTTTCACGCAATTAACTCAGGTTGCCGCCTGGCGACGAGCATAAATTCGCACTGAATGCTGCCTTGTTTTTAAAGCTCCCATCTCTGCGCCTCCAGCTGTCACATTGCATGTTAATTGGCTCTGCCTATGTGAGATGGGCCAGGATGTCTATTTTTAATGCTCTGATCCAATTAGGAGATTAGCCGGCATCTTGCTGCCGTTTAGAGGGAGCTGTAAGTGCAGCAGAAGGGCCAATCAGACTACTTTCCTGCCTGCTGCTTCCACCAAGGAGGTAAAAATATCTGCTGCTGGGTTAGGAACCCATGCCACAATTACTCAggaacaggaaaacaaacataataatgtggaataattaaataatgtgttttaTATAGGTCCATATTCCatcaaacaaaaccaaaaatggCTGTAATAAAAGGATTCTGACTCACAAATCGGATCCTGATCCATAAATCGTGTATTTGACTTCACCCCAAGGTCCCGAATCTGGATCATTTGCCTggattagagagagagagatggatggatggatggatggatggatggatggatggatggatggatggatggatggatggatggatggatggatggatggatggatggatagatagatagatagatagatagatagatagatagatagatagatagatagatagatagatagatagatagatagatagatactcAAGCTCACGCTCATGTTTTAGATTAATTTAGACAAGCATTCCTGATCATGTGACTTCCTGCTGGTGGATTGATGATCACATAATCTCTTCTGCGGGGCTAAATTTTGCCCAGGCGCGCTCACCATTACAGACACAACGCTGGAGCCTCCGGGAGAGTTCTCGGGGATCCTGCCGATGTAATACTCCGACGTGAATTTTGGGACGTTGTCATTCGTGTCCTTTAGGTTGATGACAATGTCAGCGGTGGCGCTGAACCTCTCTGGGGTGTCGATCTCGACTGCGAGCAGCTGTTGAGGCAAATCAACAAAAACTAATGCACTTCTAATATTTGGCAGCTGTAGTGGGGTAAATGTGGTGACTCCCTTTGGTATAGTGATGTCAGGaatcagaaaataaagacagcCCTGTCACAGCTGTACGATAAATGTTGTAATTTCCCAAACTGTTTCTTATTTAAAGAAAGACCTTAAAAGAGAGAGTCGGTCCCTTCTCGTAGTCGATGCCAGCTGCGTCTTCCACGATGATCGTCACCTGCGCTTCGTTGAGCACCGTCTGAGGAACCACTCGCAGCACTCGACTCGGCCCCACGAGTCTCAGTTTGAACTTGGCATTCGCACCCtggacagaagagaagaaacaaCAGATTACAAAAGCTGTAAATGACTTTGGTCTTGGGGGAACTTTTTAAAGACGTTCTATCAACAGAATtttctgtgagcagaaaagcaggaaaGCCACCATCTTTCCCCACATTCATTAATTAATACGTCACTTAAAACTGAATATCTTGGTAGAACATTCGAGTGTCTGTTGAACCAATCTCTACTGAGGGAAACAGGTAAGGGAAGTCCACCTGATCCGAGTCATTGACGGTGATCTTAAAGCCTCTGAGGATCTCCCCTGCTGGAGGATGCTCGTGCATGGTGACCTCAAACTTGTTCTGTGGCCCGTTCTCGCCGTAGAAGGTGGGAGGATGGTTATTGAGGTCCACCACACGGACCGTGACTGTCGTAACGGCGTATGCCTGCAGCTGGTCATTTAGTCCAATTTCGGAAGCCTTGGTTTAAATAATAACATATTATTAGTACTATATTAGATGGGGAGGAAGCTCAAATATATGGTATAATacaaaacatttgttttcaccTTGACTTTAATTTCATACAGTTCTTTTCGCAGCAGGGTCGGGTATGTGGTCACGGTGATGCATCCGCTGGTGCCGTTTATGTCAAACACACCGTCGCTCCCTGAAAGGTGATAGATCATCAGAACAGCTAACAGGTGCATGTAATGTAATAAAGAGGCTGTAGTTCTGCTCTCACCAtccaaaatggaataaaatattGGATTAGGATTGCCTTGATCTCCGTCTCTTGCAAGCACGGTGAATATTTCAGAGCCCTGaaagagtaaaaacaaacacgcaTCATTTATCTTTTCGTCAATTCACATGATGAGGGGCCCCATTGATGGTTAGTATTGAATAAGAAGAGGACTTACAGGAACTGAGACTTCATAGATGTAGCCAAAGTAGGGGGTCCCTATGAAAGATGGAGGCATGTCCTGGGCATCAATAACATTGATGGTTATGGTTGCAGTGGAGGACAAAACCTGATGCCGCCCTTTGTATTTGCCACCTCCATCCTGAGAAACCAACAGCCCACATTTCAGActgattattattgttttatatttagaaaTACAGTACATTACATCAGCAATGTGTCGTGCTACGAGCATCCAAGGCGAATGGAAACTGCTTCCTACCTTTGCCACCACTGTCACAAAGTGGGTGGGAGTGGTCTCGTAATCCAAAGTCTCACCAGGTTTGATTCTCAGGATCCCGCTGTGCCCATCAATGGTAAACTTGGAAAACGGGGAGGGCTGTTGATGTTTAAAAGCACATAGTTAACAGGGAACAAAATCAATTAGGGTCATTTTATACATGGCTCTCATTTTTCATAACTCAACCTGCTTCATTTAACCCCTTTTTATCGTTGTAGTTTCACTCACATGAGCAAATCCTGTGATCTGGGCTGTTGGTCTAGGCCAAATCTATGCCCATATTACGCCGTCAGTGCCTTGctcaaatgtaattaaaatttAATCCAGTAAAGTAACACCCTTCCCAAACTGCATTCTGGTATGAGATTAATCTGCACCATGTCCCCTATCCTCCCTCCATATGGCAGCACTGCTCAAACTCTTGTTTTACTCCATATCTGACCTTCATAATAAGCCAGTGACTGCACAGGAAACAGATCCTAAAGTAAAACATTTATATGTTGAAATAAATGCTTGTTCCAGCCAAGTATTTGTGGGAATAAAGTTGATACACATGTTGGGAGTCTGTTAGCAGCTTCAGTAAGTAGTTTCCATGTAAACTATTAACAGCTCTGTATGTGatttaaaagcagaaaataaaacttaaaacaaaaaagtaaatTTCTTGTATAATTGATAAGTGATCAAAGGGAGGCTTTGCTTTATTACAGGTGCCAAAAGATTATAAATCAACTTTAGAATTTCCAGGTTCACAGCTGTGCATCGTCTGCATAAAATCGCATTGCAGGATTACCTGTAAAATATAAGAGACGCTGCCCCCTGATCCCATGTCCTTGTCCACTGCTTGGACACGGTAGATGCTACTTTCTGCAGCCGCGTCCTAGCGAAGTGTCAAGAGAATTTATGGACGGTGAGgatttccagtttttttttaaattattattacaATGTGTCAcgtaagataagataagatcaAGATGTCCTCTACCTCTGATACGTCAACAATGAATGGCAAGTTTTGAAACTTAGGTGCCTCATCGTTGGCATCAGTGACAAGGACTCTCACAGTCTCAACAACCTAAAAGCAGCCGAACaacaaacatatttacaaaTTT includes these proteins:
- the LOC130529755 gene encoding cadherin-related family member 1 isoform X1: MKKEQSSQALLCLLLIHNTLGQSDYAPYFYDNGPGSKNGNMALFSISEDTAVGTHVYVLNGTDPEGDPVRYGLMFEKGSKEYFRVDSKSGNVNLVQELDREIQDEISVLVSITDGRNKVVETVRVLVTDANDEAPKFQNLPFIVDVSEDAAAESSIYRVQAVDKDMGSGGSVSYILQPSPFSKFTIDGHSGILRIKPGETLDYETTPTHFVTVVAKDGGGKYKGRHQVLSSTATITINVIDAQDMPPSFIGTPYFGYIYEVSVPGSEIFTVLARDGDQGNPNPIFYSILDGSDGVFDINGTSGCITVTTYPTLLRKELYEIKVKASEIGLNDQLQAYAVTTVTVRVVDLNNHPPTFYGENGPQNKFEVTMHEHPPAGEILRGFKITVNDSDQGANAKFKLRLVGPSRVLRVVPQTVLNEAQVTIIVEDAAGIDYEKGPTLSFKLLAVEIDTPERFSATADIVINLKDTNDNVPKFTSEYYIGRIPENSPGGSSVVSVMANDPDSGPWGEVKYTIYGSGSDLFHIHPSSGLITTQPWTSLDAEVRSKYNFYIKAEDSEGKYSLAEVFITVLDMNDHPPEFNEDLLEKTMIIGAPVKVEAVDEDAESPNNVIEYSIMTADPDNAFEINTDTGEIMLKPFIKSMEIVQNITKEKECRWSLVVQARDRGSPSFSTTAVVNIDITEATPLKGPMAAFLLRSRDNPMKALGMVIGIISVLVGVTVFISTAIYMRNAKSNRIAPVRRIIKRRPKDQQPWTFRMPIIKFSNPADKFLIDNPELGLQQSSGSPRPKPPPPSAPCLPPPPPSNTRISEWQRAVPTISGALVSRGSKKAKSSRRKEGNISSALVSELKLKLEQKINENNQGYY
- the LOC130529755 gene encoding cadherin-related family member 1 isoform X2; the encoded protein is MKKEQSSQALLCLLLIHNTLGQSDYAPYFYDNGPGSKNGNMALFSISEDTAVGTHVYVLNGTDPEGDPVRYGLMFEKGSKEYFRVDSKSGNVNLVQELDREIQDEISVLVSITDGRNKVVETVRVLVTDANDEAPKFQNLPFIVDVSEDAAAESSIYRVQAVDKDMGSGGSVSYILQPSPFSKFTIDGHSGILRIKPGETLDYETTPTHFVTVVAKDGGGKYKGRHQVLSSTATITINVIDAQDMPPSFIGTPYFGYIYEVSVPGSEIFTVLARDGDQGNPNPIFYSILDGSDGVFDINGTSGCITVTTYPTLLRKELYEIKVKASEIGLNDQLQAYAVTTVTVRVVDLNNHPPTFYGENGPQNKFEVTMHEHPPAGEILRGFKITVNDSDQGANAKFKLRLVGPSRVLRVVPQTVLNEAQVTIIVEDAAGIDYEKGPTLSFKLLAVEIDTPERFSATADIVINLKDTNDNVPKFTSEYYIGRIPENSPGGSSVVSVMANDPDSGPWGEVKYTIYGSGSDLFHIHPSSGLITTQPWTSLDAEVRSKYNFYIKAEDSEGKYSLAEVFITVLDMNDHPPEFNEDLLEKTMIIGAPVKVEAVDEDAESPNNVIEYSIMTADPDNAFEINTDTGEIMLKPFIKSMEIVQNITKEKECRWSLVVQARDRGSPSFSTTAVVNIDITEAVKGRVISYFMGLSKRPLTVFGIFFSIVISLILLTICISTILYCNAVKKSRINPESNYIKVIRRTK